Proteins encoded by one window of Aliivibrio wodanis:
- a CDS encoding putative glutathione S-transferase encodes MTSPILYSLRQCPYAMRARLGIMHAHQVVVLRDIDMNNKPEEMLSISPKGTVPVLLLSDGTVIDESIDVMIWALNQSDPNNRLYAHDEGMLSVMLELIYRSDTEFVDALQKYRAASRYHDDNEVEYRDMCCEWLMEIEQRLSQHAYIMGNTPSLVDYALLPFIRQFSRVDKKWYGQASLPSLRDWLIRQYNNPIFSKVMTVYPKWHQDAPITIFSL; translated from the coding sequence ATGACATCACCCATTCTTTATTCATTACGACAATGTCCCTATGCAATGCGCGCTCGCCTTGGAATAATGCACGCACATCAAGTGGTCGTACTCCGTGATATTGATATGAATAATAAACCAGAAGAAATGCTCTCTATTTCACCAAAAGGGACAGTTCCCGTATTGCTACTTAGTGATGGAACCGTTATTGATGAAAGCATTGATGTGATGATATGGGCACTAAATCAATCCGATCCTAATAATCGACTGTATGCACACGATGAAGGGATGTTGTCTGTAATGCTAGAGTTAATCTATCGCAGTGACACTGAATTTGTGGATGCCTTACAAAAGTACCGAGCGGCTTCTCGTTATCATGATGACAATGAAGTAGAGTATCGTGATATGTGCTGCGAATGGTTGATGGAAATTGAACAACGTTTATCTCAGCACGCTTACATTATGGGGAATACTCCTAGCTTAGTCGACTATGCTCTTTTACCTTTCATTCGCCAATTTTCACGTGTGGATAAAAAATGGTATGGGCAAGCTTCTCTTCCTAGTTTACGTGATTGGTTAATTAGACAGTACAATAATCCTATTTTTTCAAAAGTTATGACGGTGTATCCCAAATGGCATCAAGACGCTCCTATTACTATTTTTAGTCTTTAA
- a CDS encoding sulfurtransferase (rhodanese-like protein), protein MSNPLEISPLAINPLVTTAWLAEHIDDDNLVIVDAYMANVVGKEPLVYDAFSCLPTARKLDIEVDFCDHSSSQSHALPTEQQFTQAVQALGINSDSVVVLYDNQGIYSAPRAWWTFKTMGFENVYVLDGGLPQWIKEGRETASEYTTILTLGNATAKEVKGLACDSEEVLSVINTDVAILDARAEMRFLGKAPEPREGVRSGHIPTSKNLPFSILLDGYTYQDKAILISIFSERVSSLDTKTYFSCGSGITACILILAAVSIGYKEVTLYDGSWADWGTNHALPIE, encoded by the coding sequence ATGAGTAATCCACTAGAAATTAGTCCATTAGCAATTAATCCACTGGTAACAACAGCATGGTTAGCGGAACATATTGATGATGATAACCTTGTGATTGTTGATGCCTACATGGCGAATGTCGTCGGTAAAGAACCGTTAGTTTATGATGCGTTTTCTTGCCTTCCTACAGCACGTAAGTTAGATATTGAAGTGGATTTTTGTGATCATTCTTCTTCTCAAAGTCACGCACTACCCACTGAGCAACAGTTTACTCAAGCCGTCCAAGCGCTAGGTATTAATAGCGACAGCGTGGTTGTTCTTTATGATAACCAAGGTATTTATTCTGCTCCTAGAGCGTGGTGGACATTTAAAACGATGGGGTTTGAAAATGTCTATGTATTGGATGGTGGGCTACCTCAATGGATAAAAGAGGGAAGAGAAACAGCGTCAGAATACACAACAATATTGACATTAGGTAATGCGACAGCGAAAGAAGTGAAAGGCTTAGCGTGTGATTCAGAAGAGGTTCTCAGTGTAATAAATACAGATGTGGCAATTTTAGATGCGCGTGCAGAAATGCGTTTTCTCGGAAAAGCACCTGAGCCGCGTGAGGGCGTTCGTAGTGGACATATTCCCACGTCAAAAAACCTCCCGTTTTCTATCTTATTAGATGGATATACTTATCAAGATAAAGCGATTCTTATTTCTATTTTTTCTGAGCGTGTTTCCTCTCTGGATACTAAAACCTATTTCAGTTGTGGCTCAGGTATCACTGCATGTATCTTGATCTTAGCTGCGGTATCTATTGGCTATAAAGAGGTCACTTTATACGATGGCTCATGGGCAGATTGGGGAACTAATCATGCATTACCTATCGAATAA
- a CDS encoding chloramphenicol 3-O phosphotransferase, translated as MDVIILNGTGSSGKTSIAKQLQEKLSNQYLNFSIDSVLYALPPSDLQKMMQGLPIKRDGYDYAQLTQGYHNSIKGLLKAGCRLIIDSAWIDKQEIDNLNKVLEPFSVLRVGVKCRLSVCEEREKNRGDRAIGLAKSEFPVVHQYMNYDLIVDTTENSPNRAAKEVINYLNKMSEA; from the coding sequence ATGGATGTAATTATTCTAAATGGGACAGGCAGTTCAGGAAAAACGAGTATAGCTAAACAACTTCAAGAGAAGCTTTCAAATCAATATCTCAATTTTAGTATTGATAGTGTTCTCTATGCTTTGCCACCATCTGATTTACAAAAAATGATGCAAGGCTTACCTATAAAGCGAGACGGGTATGATTATGCTCAATTAACACAAGGTTACCATAATAGTATTAAAGGCTTATTAAAAGCTGGTTGTCGTTTAATTATTGATAGTGCTTGGATAGATAAGCAAGAAATTGATAATTTAAATAAAGTATTAGAGCCATTTTCTGTACTTAGAGTCGGTGTAAAGTGTCGACTGTCAGTATGTGAAGAAAGAGAAAAAAATCGAGGCGATAGAGCAATTGGATTAGCAAAATCAGAGTTTCCAGTCGTTCATCAGTATATGAATTATGATCTAATTGTTGATACTACTGAGAACAGTCCAAATAGAGCCGCTAAAGAAGTGATAAATTACTTAAATAAAATGTCAGAAGCATAG
- a CDS encoding putative acetyltransferase, GNAT family codes for MVTLELLTRQDGSDLLAFESENKEWFESFIEARDDDFFSQEGIDEHIVSCLSDHESGKTYPMLIKDEKGIICGRANLYNINSEDSSAYIGYRIGEAFISRGIATYATKALIEFAKVSLDLSTLIAMASTDNFASHQVLKKNNFKQTGFKPEFTIVEGEIIDCYEFRCLIQ; via the coding sequence ATGGTGACATTAGAATTATTGACCAGACAAGACGGCTCAGATCTTTTGGCATTTGAATCAGAAAATAAAGAGTGGTTTGAATCTTTCATTGAAGCACGAGATGATGACTTTTTCAGTCAAGAGGGTATCGATGAACATATTGTATCGTGTTTGTCAGATCATGAAAGTGGGAAGACATACCCAATGTTGATTAAAGATGAAAAAGGCATTATTTGTGGTCGAGCTAACTTATACAATATAAATTCAGAAGACAGCTCAGCATATATTGGTTATCGAATTGGAGAGGCTTTTATTTCAAGAGGTATAGCAACGTATGCGACAAAAGCATTAATTGAATTTGCTAAAGTGTCTCTAGATTTATCAACATTGATAGCAATGGCATCTACTGATAATTTTGCATCTCATCAAGTACTGAAAAAGAATAACTTTAAGCAGACAGGGTTTAAGCCAGAATTTACGATTGTTGAGGGCGAGATTATTGATTGCTATGAATTTCGATGCCTAATCCAATAA
- a CDS encoding putative acetyltransferase, GNAT family has translation MVLVKTAEKIDLKTIYEIETEVFGSHGYPSFFIRQAFDCWSNGLLVAKSEDQVLGYALQVPSSQSLGDAWVLSLAVSEQAQGKGLGKKLLETAIENAKDYKRLLLTVCPKNTGAYALYKSYGFYLLEEEQDYFDIGEDRLVLALDIVE, from the coding sequence ATGGTATTGGTCAAGACAGCAGAAAAAATCGATTTAAAGACGATCTATGAAATTGAAACGGAGGTATTTGGTTCTCATGGTTATCCTTCTTTTTTCATTCGACAAGCGTTTGATTGTTGGTCCAATGGATTGTTGGTTGCAAAAAGTGAAGATCAAGTACTCGGCTACGCACTTCAAGTCCCATCAAGCCAATCTTTAGGCGACGCTTGGGTATTATCCTTAGCGGTTTCTGAGCAAGCGCAAGGGAAGGGGCTAGGAAAGAAATTACTAGAAACGGCGATTGAAAATGCCAAAGATTATAAACGATTATTATTAACGGTTTGCCCTAAAAATACAGGAGCGTATGCCTTATATAAATCGTATGGTTTTTATTTATTAGAAGAAGAACAAGACTATTTTGATATTGGTGAAGATCGTCTCGTTCTTGCCCTAGATATTGTTGAGTAA
- a CDS encoding chitinase: MFKLAVLPTLLACSFSANSFTMNPQPDPENPTGYIVTQAEIDAAEAAKTLDPMYDVWAKALETLPNTAVEAIDAGVETNPANVKRVERVFPQSEWFFLTQMAAPEYTYTRFLRAIGKFPAFCGDYTDGRDSDAICKKSIVTAFAHFSQETGGHIAVDNTWDNPLGLEEWQQALVHVREMGWSEGQEGYTTGCGQNDWQNKRWPCAAGQGYFGRGAKQLSYHFNYGAFSEVMYDGDATVLLNNPGLVADSWLNLASAVWFFLTPQAPKPAMLHVIDRTWTPSQRETDAGIGYGFGTTINVINGGIECGEQNKDKGQPVNRIRYWEGLAKHYQIPVEADETNTCWQQTPYGSLNLNGATDVLYTNWDGNWKYYADRPEGASFECELVGFQTAYSALVPGDYEKCVTNFYESHANWPVTRVVDVLPPKPTDPTDPVDPTNSWDANKVYNTGDQVVVNGVTYQAKWWNQGDNPTTSTTGVWEVISGTPTIPPVEPTPPTPVEPTPVEPTPPTPVEPTPPTPVEPTDPNSTWSATAVYNTGDQVTVNNITYQAQWWTQGNNPETAGEWGVWKKI, encoded by the coding sequence ATGTTTAAACTTGCTGTACTGCCTACACTGCTTGCCTGCAGTTTTTCGGCGAATAGCTTTACAATGAACCCTCAACCAGATCCTGAAAACCCAACAGGTTACATCGTTACCCAAGCTGAGATTGATGCTGCTGAAGCGGCAAAAACATTAGACCCGATGTATGATGTATGGGCTAAAGCTTTAGAAACACTACCTAACACAGCAGTTGAAGCCATTGATGCAGGGGTTGAAACAAACCCTGCTAATGTTAAACGTGTTGAACGTGTTTTCCCTCAATCTGAGTGGTTTTTCTTAACTCAAATGGCGGCACCTGAATATACCTATACACGCTTCTTGCGCGCAATCGGTAAATTCCCTGCTTTTTGTGGTGATTACACAGACGGACGTGATTCCGATGCGATTTGTAAGAAGTCTATCGTTACTGCTTTCGCCCACTTCTCTCAAGAGACTGGTGGCCATATTGCTGTAGATAATACATGGGATAACCCATTAGGGCTTGAGGAGTGGCAACAAGCGTTAGTTCATGTTCGTGAGATGGGTTGGTCTGAAGGTCAAGAAGGTTATACAACAGGTTGTGGTCAAAATGATTGGCAAAACAAACGTTGGCCATGTGCAGCAGGACAAGGGTACTTCGGTCGTGGGGCTAAACAGCTCTCTTACCATTTTAACTACGGTGCTTTCTCTGAAGTAATGTACGATGGTGATGCAACAGTATTACTAAATAATCCAGGATTAGTTGCTGATTCTTGGCTAAACCTAGCATCTGCCGTGTGGTTCTTCTTGACACCACAAGCACCAAAGCCTGCGATGCTTCATGTTATTGATCGTACTTGGACACCATCTCAGCGTGAGACTGATGCAGGTATTGGTTATGGGTTTGGCACAACGATTAATGTGATTAATGGTGGTATCGAGTGTGGGGAACAAAACAAAGATAAAGGCCAACCAGTTAACCGTATTCGTTATTGGGAAGGATTAGCAAAACATTACCAAATCCCAGTTGAAGCTGACGAGACAAATACTTGTTGGCAACAAACACCTTATGGCAGTTTGAACCTAAACGGGGCAACGGATGTGCTTTACACTAACTGGGATGGTAACTGGAAATATTATGCAGATCGTCCAGAAGGTGCTTCATTCGAATGTGAATTAGTTGGTTTCCAAACTGCGTATTCAGCACTTGTCCCGGGCGACTATGAGAAATGTGTGACTAATTTCTATGAATCTCACGCTAACTGGCCTGTTACACGTGTTGTTGATGTATTACCACCAAAACCGACTGATCCAACCGATCCTGTAGATCCAACAAATTCTTGGGATGCTAACAAAGTTTATAATACTGGCGATCAAGTGGTTGTAAATGGAGTAACTTACCAAGCTAAGTGGTGGAACCAAGGTGATAACCCTACAACCAGTACTACTGGTGTTTGGGAAGTAATCAGCGGTACTCCAACTATTCCTCCAGTTGAGCCTACTCCGCCGACACCAGTAGAACCAACGCCTGTTGAACCAACTCCACCTACACCTGTAGAGCCAACTCCACCGACGCCTGTTGAGCCAACTGACCCTAATTCTACATGGAGTGCGACAGCAGTTTATAATACTGGTGATCAAGTGACAGTTAACAACATAACATATCAAGCTCAGTGGTGGACTCAAGGTAATAACCCTGAAACCGCTGGTGAATGGGGAGTATGGAAAAAAATCTAA
- a CDS encoding putative acetyltransferase, GNAT family has translation MDRITFQKVTACEYPSLFSIYKKYLYPAISSSFGWNEDYQLHRFSVSYQPEWFDWIMFNGERLGIVCTKQEEVTVHIHLLVIFEKYQKKGIGSAVMKYIQRSYSDKVTKCHLSAFKSNQQVIDFYLSLGYKTVSEDEYFIDMEYSLCFNGYLGY, from the coding sequence ATGGATAGAATCACCTTTCAAAAAGTCACCGCCTGTGAGTATCCATCACTGTTTTCTATTTATAAAAAATACCTATATCCAGCGATTAGTAGCAGCTTTGGCTGGAATGAAGATTATCAGCTACACCGTTTTTCAGTCTCTTATCAACCAGAGTGGTTTGATTGGATCATGTTTAATGGAGAACGTTTAGGGATAGTCTGTACAAAACAAGAAGAAGTAACCGTCCATATTCATTTGCTAGTAATTTTTGAAAAATACCAAAAAAAAGGTATAGGCTCTGCTGTGATGAAATATATCCAACGATCTTATAGTGACAAGGTAACAAAGTGCCATCTTTCAGCTTTCAAATCTAATCAACAGGTGATCGATTTTTATTTATCATTAGGTTATAAAACAGTGAGTGAAGATGAGTACTTTATTGATATGGAATATTCACTTTGTTTTAATGGTTATTTGGGATATTAA
- a CDS encoding putative acetyltransferase, GNAT family, which produces MEIDYKVNEPITAEQFITLLKKTSLGVRRPIDSVEKIQAMLDNSNLIVTAWGDGELIGIARSVTDFNFCCYLSDLAVDESIQSVGIGKYLILVTKEELTPDCKLILLAAPQAEGYYPKIGFEAHNSAWVLSDASQLKLF; this is translated from the coding sequence ATGGAAATCGATTATAAAGTCAATGAGCCCATTACGGCTGAGCAGTTTATTACCTTACTAAAGAAAACCTCTTTAGGTGTTCGTCGTCCCATTGATAGCGTAGAAAAAATACAAGCCATGCTTGATAATTCAAATTTGATTGTTACGGCATGGGGAGATGGAGAACTCATTGGTATTGCACGTTCGGTGACAGACTTTAATTTTTGTTGTTACTTATCGGACTTAGCGGTTGATGAAAGCATTCAGTCAGTAGGTATTGGAAAGTATCTTATTTTGGTAACCAAAGAAGAGCTGACACCTGATTGCAAATTGATTTTGTTAGCAGCTCCACAAGCAGAAGGTTATTACCCCAAAATTGGTTTTGAAGCGCACAATAGTGCATGGGTTTTATCCGATGCAAGTCAGTTAAAGCTATTTTAA
- a CDS encoding transporter, BCCT family — MFKNSNENSDKLVPTLTIGFILLFLLFALVDLSTFTATIQTMFMSASTMFGLWWQWLMIITFVLALIIAMSSYGKIKMGGEEKPTFGTFKWVAMIMCTLLAGGGVFWSAAEPIFHFITPSPTFSDVKTGTLAAVTPALSQSFLHWGFLAWAVLGTLSTIVLMYAHYNCGVKLRPRALLYPILGNKLENHWLGSVIDACSIIAVAAGTIGPIGFLATQLSYSLTVLTGLESSLMSQIGLLSMIVAIYSVSAFTGMDKGLQWLSRMNVIGAVTLLVAILVLGPTSFIFTEFGLAFGSYIQHLPEMSLSTTDPAWNSWWTWFFWGWFIGFAPMMAIFIARISKGRSIRELVITVAIIAPIATNFWFSALGGTGIFLELQTPGSISGPLQEAGLPAVLLASLEQLPLSWLLIPAFLVLTTTFVATTGDSMAYSIAMAVEGTDKPSRFQRLFWALMMGVVAGVLLIAGDGGLNALQSFIVITAVPVSILLGFALISAPIAVLRMKSAEQENQSEAVNQKTATV, encoded by the coding sequence ATGTTTAAAAATAGCAATGAAAATAGCGATAAACTAGTTCCAACACTTACTATAGGATTTATCCTTTTATTTCTTCTCTTTGCTCTTGTTGATCTATCAACATTTACTGCAACGATTCAAACCATGTTTATGTCGGCATCGACAATGTTTGGTTTGTGGTGGCAGTGGTTAATGATCATCACGTTTGTTTTAGCTCTTATTATTGCGATGAGCAGTTATGGCAAAATCAAAATGGGTGGTGAAGAAAAACCAACGTTCGGTACGTTCAAATGGGTCGCAATGATCATGTGTACCTTACTTGCAGGCGGAGGCGTTTTCTGGTCAGCCGCTGAACCTATCTTTCACTTCATTACTCCTTCTCCAACTTTTTCTGATGTTAAAACCGGCACTCTTGCAGCAGTAACTCCTGCATTAAGCCAAAGCTTTTTACATTGGGGTTTCCTAGCATGGGCTGTATTGGGCACATTAAGTACGATTGTACTAATGTACGCACATTATAACTGCGGTGTTAAATTACGTCCTCGTGCGCTGCTATACCCGATTTTAGGTAACAAACTTGAAAACCATTGGTTAGGCTCAGTGATTGATGCTTGTTCAATTATTGCGGTTGCCGCAGGTACAATTGGACCAATTGGTTTCTTAGCTACGCAACTTAGTTATAGTTTAACCGTGCTAACAGGCCTTGAAAGCTCGCTGATGAGTCAAATCGGTCTTTTATCTATGATTGTGGCAATTTATTCAGTTTCAGCCTTTACAGGGATGGACAAGGGCTTACAGTGGTTAAGCCGAATGAATGTTATTGGCGCTGTTACGTTATTAGTCGCAATTCTGGTGCTAGGCCCAACAAGCTTTATCTTTACTGAGTTTGGTCTTGCATTTGGCAGCTATATTCAACACCTACCTGAAATGAGCTTGAGCACTACAGATCCTGCATGGAACTCGTGGTGGACATGGTTCTTCTGGGGTTGGTTTATTGGTTTCGCTCCAATGATGGCTATCTTTATTGCACGTATTTCTAAAGGTCGTAGTATCCGTGAGCTTGTGATTACAGTAGCAATTATTGCTCCTATCGCGACAAACTTCTGGTTCTCAGCATTGGGTGGTACAGGTATCTTCCTTGAGCTACAAACTCCGGGCAGTATTTCTGGACCATTACAAGAAGCGGGCTTACCTGCGGTATTACTGGCGTCATTAGAACAACTGCCATTAAGCTGGTTGTTAATTCCTGCATTCTTAGTACTGACAACGACATTTGTTGCTACAACAGGTGATTCAATGGCGTACTCAATTGCAATGGCAGTTGAAGGAACGGATAAGCCGTCACGTTTCCAACGTCTGTTTTGGGCATTAATGATGGGTGTGGTTGCTGGCGTACTATTGATTGCAGGAGATGGTGGATTAAACGCTCTGCAATCTTTCATTGTGATCACAGCGGTTCCAGTTTCAATCCTACTTGGTTTTGCATTGATTTCAGCACCTATTGCTGTATTACGAATGAAAAGTGCCGAGCAAGAGAATCAATCTGAAGCAGTTAATCAAAAAACAGCGACAGTATAA
- a CDS encoding putative exported protein — translation MLKKPAIYLAALFTFFPLSQSAFANDHPDGHQLIQDVQQNGAKIDIDEDQDEVYDAVQAGLVKPFSELYAMVEKDFHGRIIKVELDEDDNEWTYELKLVHESNIIKVEYDAATLAITEIKGRDIRAALK, via the coding sequence ATGCTAAAAAAACCAGCCATATACCTTGCTGCCCTATTCACCTTTTTTCCATTATCACAAAGTGCTTTTGCTAATGATCACCCTGATGGGCATCAGCTCATTCAAGATGTTCAGCAAAATGGCGCTAAAATAGATATAGATGAAGATCAAGATGAAGTTTATGACGCAGTTCAAGCCGGTTTAGTAAAGCCATTTTCTGAGCTTTACGCTATGGTTGAGAAAGACTTTCATGGCCGAATTATCAAAGTAGAGCTGGATGAAGACGACAATGAATGGACCTACGAATTAAAACTGGTTCATGAAAGCAATATAATCAAAGTTGAATATGATGCAGCAACCTTAGCAATCACAGAGATCAAAGGCCGCGATATTCGCGCAGCTCTTAAATAA
- a CDS encoding peptidase, U32 family, with the protein MSRKLELLAPGGDVEAIKAAIVAGANAVYCGLDMFNARNRASNLSFDELNGVLRLAHEYGCEVFLTLNVVILEHEIKSLVKLLNQLVNTTLDGIIVQDLGVFNLIKKHFPTLDVHASTQLTTHNEGQIHFLSKVGASRVNLSRELNIEEIKEMTAVAHEHDILTEVFVHGSLCIAFSGQCYSSSVSVGNSGNRGRCSQACRDEYEVTNVGTKYPLNLKDNSAYFDLPELVDAKVDSLKIEGRIKGAHYVYTVVENWRKNINKFVETGELYEDDSNLHKVFNRGLTNKFLKGNLTKDMFIDNPRDNSVNYAVDQSNAIDVVQIQEVKQELYTDKNAIGATLEEKIKSLSIDKIAVTIAFKAVLGEPLTVVITPRDEVQDTFEVKSASLLSEAGQKAITSKELEKRFKGVINPNYELLGYDFSELGENLAVPFRELTELKDQVAFLLNDSKDVIKYVEVEALPQQPKVEEKAKLSMLIADVADLNVCDATDADIYFKLPESFKKRDRKYINIFLENPRLIPWFPAVLIGKDYDEAVKVLEEVKPARIVTNNTGIAYKAFEMGIEWVAGPFLNTTNSHALVTMKETLNCAGAFISNEINKGQMKHIRRPENFKLAYSIYHPILMMTSRQCFFQQTVGCNKPAIEAGCMLKCEKATTITNVKGISFAVDKQKGGYPSIYNHEQFLNMDIVTDFSDLFDEFFIDLTNIGGGSKEQADKVELVKHFEKLINGDMSVQDELFTMVPINTNDQYQQGL; encoded by the coding sequence ATGAGTAGAAAACTTGAATTATTGGCACCTGGTGGTGATGTTGAAGCGATTAAAGCGGCCATCGTTGCAGGGGCAAATGCTGTTTACTGTGGTCTAGATATGTTCAACGCACGTAACCGCGCATCCAATCTTTCATTTGATGAGCTAAATGGTGTGTTACGACTTGCTCATGAATACGGCTGTGAAGTATTCCTGACATTGAACGTTGTGATTCTTGAGCATGAAATTAAATCATTAGTGAAGTTACTGAATCAATTAGTAAACACAACACTTGATGGCATCATTGTTCAAGATTTAGGTGTCTTTAACCTGATCAAAAAACATTTCCCGACCTTAGATGTTCACGCTTCTACTCAGTTAACCACACACAATGAAGGCCAGATTCACTTTCTTTCAAAAGTAGGTGCATCACGCGTTAATTTATCTCGTGAATTGAATATTGAAGAAATTAAAGAGATGACAGCTGTGGCTCATGAGCACGATATCCTAACAGAGGTGTTTGTTCATGGTTCACTGTGTATTGCTTTCTCTGGTCAATGTTACTCAAGCTCAGTGAGTGTGGGTAACTCGGGTAACCGTGGCCGTTGTAGCCAAGCGTGTCGTGATGAATACGAAGTAACAAACGTTGGCACTAAGTACCCATTAAACTTAAAAGATAACTCAGCGTATTTTGATCTTCCTGAGTTAGTTGACGCTAAAGTCGATTCATTGAAAATCGAAGGTCGTATTAAAGGTGCTCATTACGTATATACCGTAGTTGAAAACTGGCGTAAAAATATCAATAAATTTGTTGAGACAGGCGAGCTATATGAAGATGACTCAAATCTACATAAAGTGTTTAACCGTGGTTTAACCAACAAATTCTTGAAAGGTAATTTGACCAAAGACATGTTCATCGACAACCCTCGTGATAACAGCGTAAATTATGCCGTTGATCAGAGTAACGCGATTGATGTCGTTCAGATCCAAGAAGTGAAACAAGAGCTTTACACTGATAAGAATGCTATTGGTGCAACACTTGAAGAAAAAATAAAATCTCTAAGTATCGATAAAATTGCGGTTACTATTGCGTTTAAAGCGGTATTAGGTGAGCCATTAACAGTGGTTATTACACCAAGAGATGAAGTTCAAGACACGTTTGAAGTGAAATCAGCATCGCTATTAAGCGAAGCGGGTCAAAAAGCGATTACATCAAAAGAGCTAGAAAAACGCTTTAAAGGTGTGATTAATCCTAACTATGAATTACTAGGTTATGATTTCTCTGAGTTAGGTGAAAACTTAGCGGTTCCATTCCGCGAGCTTACTGAGCTTAAAGATCAAGTTGCTTTCTTATTGAATGATTCTAAAGACGTCATTAAATACGTAGAAGTAGAGGCGTTACCGCAACAGCCAAAAGTAGAAGAGAAAGCTAAGCTATCTATGCTTATTGCTGATGTTGCTGACTTAAATGTATGTGATGCAACAGATGCGGATATTTACTTTAAGTTACCAGAAAGCTTCAAAAAGCGTGATCGTAAGTACATCAATATCTTCTTAGAGAACCCACGTTTGATCCCATGGTTCCCTGCGGTTCTTATTGGTAAAGATTACGACGAAGCCGTTAAAGTACTTGAAGAAGTAAAACCGGCTCGTATCGTAACCAATAATACAGGTATTGCTTATAAAGCTTTTGAAATGGGTATTGAATGGGTTGCAGGTCCATTCTTAAATACAACTAACTCACACGCGTTAGTGACAATGAAAGAAACGCTAAACTGTGCGGGTGCGTTTATTTCAAACGAGATCAATAAAGGTCAGATGAAACACATTCGTCGTCCTGAAAACTTCAAATTAGCTTACAGCATTTATCACCCAATCTTGATGATGACAAGCCGTCAGTGTTTCTTCCAGCAAACAGTAGGTTGTAATAAGCCAGCGATTGAAGCGGGTTGTATGCTGAAGTGTGAGAAAGCGACCACGATTACTAACGTGAAAGGCATTTCATTCGCTGTAGATAAACAAAAAGGTGGCTACCCAAGCATCTACAACCACGAACAGTTCTTAAACATGGATATCGTGACAGATTTCTCTGATTTGTTTGATGAGTTCTTTATCGATTTAACTAACATTGGTGGTGGTTCTAAAGAACAAGCTGATAAAGTTGAGTTAGTTAAACACTTTGAGAAGCTAATTAATGGCGATATGAGTGTTCAAGATGAATTGTTTACAATGGTTCCAATCAATACTAACGACCAATATCAACAAGGTTTGTAG